One window of Nocardioides dongkuii genomic DNA carries:
- a CDS encoding thioesterase family protein, with product MSTHPSYELDRQIAVTPAGEGRYAADVDAGWSVGGGINGGYLLALMGSALRAALPGKPDPLAVSAFYLSAAQPGPATVAVDVRRQGGRLATASAELRQGEDTRITALATYGDLDRDAGDVRTTAVEPHLPPVEECVRNADAPPEIKKIAPMMDRFDMRFHPDQVGWAVGQPSGNGVISAWFRMADGREPDPVSLLMVVDALPPVTFELGMMGWAPTLELSVHVRAKPAPGWLKVRHETRNMAGGMFEEDCEVWDSTGRLVAQSRQLALQPRPVTAGG from the coding sequence ATGTCCACGCACCCGTCGTACGAGCTCGACCGCCAGATCGCCGTGACTCCCGCGGGGGAGGGGCGGTACGCCGCCGACGTGGACGCCGGCTGGAGCGTCGGCGGCGGCATCAACGGCGGCTACCTGCTCGCGCTGATGGGCTCCGCGCTGCGCGCCGCGCTCCCCGGCAAGCCCGACCCGCTCGCGGTCAGCGCCTTCTACCTCTCCGCCGCGCAGCCCGGTCCCGCGACGGTCGCGGTCGACGTACGCCGCCAGGGCGGCCGGCTGGCCACGGCCTCCGCCGAGCTGCGGCAGGGCGAGGACACCCGCATCACGGCGCTCGCGACGTACGGCGACCTCGACCGCGACGCCGGCGACGTCCGCACCACCGCCGTCGAGCCGCACCTGCCGCCGGTCGAGGAGTGCGTCCGCAACGCCGACGCCCCGCCGGAGATCAAGAAGATCGCGCCGATGATGGACCGCTTCGACATGCGCTTCCACCCCGACCAGGTGGGCTGGGCGGTCGGGCAGCCGAGCGGCAACGGCGTGATCAGCGCCTGGTTCCGGATGGCCGACGGCCGGGAGCCCGACCCGGTCTCGCTGCTCATGGTCGTCGACGCGCTCCCGCCGGTCACCTTCGAGCTCGGGATGATGGGCTGGGCGCCCACTCTGGAGCTCAGCGTCCACGTGCGCGCGAAGCCCGCGCCCGGCTGGCTCAAGGTCCGCCACGAGACCCGCAACATGGCCGGCGGCATGTTCGAGGAGGACTGCGAGGTCTGGGACTCCACCGGCCGCCTCGTCGCCCAGTCCCGCCAGCTCGCCCTCCAGCCCCGCCCCGTCACCGCCGGTGGTTGA
- a CDS encoding HNH endonuclease, with product MTTASVLDSAADVLSRVRERRRDEHQAAADLLAAAVAWAGIHSVDERDSYLAAVVPGTEGELMVAGPGAPLVAEFSVCEFAAAMGITSDAGACYLGEAVELAHRLRRVWSRVQSGDLPAWKARRIAQQTISLPIDGAEYVDRHVAPVAHKIGIAALDRLIEEARVRFDPDEARERRLAAADGRHFDIDTHQVSYDGTISVEGVLDLADAIDLDEAVKRGAAQLADLGNDASLDVRRSMAAGDLARRQLALELNTEQPEETGKKRSKRSMPRQVVLHAHLAAAAITGTGGTGESDGLFLARIENTRSFVDVEQVKAWCANPDTQVVVKPVIDLTGHIATTAYEVPDRLRERQVLLHHTCVFPWCTRPGRKADCDHVTAASQGGPTCSCNTAPLCRRHHRVKTHGRWTYVALEETTFRWRSPHGLIFIRDHTGTHQPAEQDDT from the coding sequence ATGACCACCGCCTCCGTTCTCGACAGCGCAGCCGACGTGCTGTCGCGGGTGCGCGAGCGTCGGCGCGATGAGCACCAGGCTGCCGCTGACCTGCTTGCCGCGGCGGTGGCGTGGGCGGGGATCCACTCCGTCGACGAGCGCGACTCCTATCTGGCGGCGGTGGTGCCGGGCACCGAGGGCGAGCTGATGGTCGCCGGACCCGGTGCTCCGCTGGTGGCGGAGTTCTCGGTGTGTGAGTTCGCGGCGGCGATGGGCATCACGTCGGACGCCGGCGCCTGCTACCTCGGTGAGGCCGTCGAGCTGGCCCACCGGCTCCGCCGGGTGTGGTCGCGGGTCCAGTCCGGTGACCTGCCGGCGTGGAAGGCCCGCCGGATCGCCCAGCAGACCATCTCCCTGCCGATCGACGGTGCGGAGTACGTCGACCGGCACGTCGCCCCGGTGGCGCACAAGATCGGCATCGCCGCCCTGGACCGGCTGATCGAGGAAGCGAGGGTCCGGTTCGATCCCGACGAAGCCCGCGAACGCCGCCTCGCTGCCGCCGACGGGCGGCACTTCGACATCGACACCCACCAGGTCTCCTACGACGGCACCATCAGCGTCGAGGGTGTCCTGGACCTTGCTGACGCGATCGACCTCGACGAAGCCGTCAAGCGTGGTGCGGCGCAGTTGGCGGACCTCGGCAACGACGCCTCGCTCGACGTGCGGCGCTCGATGGCCGCCGGCGACCTGGCCCGACGCCAGCTCGCACTCGAGCTGAACACCGAACAGCCCGAGGAGACCGGCAAGAAGCGGTCCAAGCGGTCGATGCCTCGCCAGGTGGTGCTGCACGCCCACCTCGCCGCCGCCGCGATCACCGGCACCGGCGGCACCGGTGAATCAGACGGCTTGTTCCTGGCGCGGATCGAGAACACCCGCTCCTTCGTCGACGTCGAGCAGGTCAAGGCGTGGTGTGCGAACCCCGACACCCAGGTGGTCGTGAAGCCGGTCATCGACCTCACCGGCCACATCGCGACGACCGCGTACGAGGTGCCCGACCGGCTCCGTGAACGCCAGGTGCTGCTGCACCACACCTGCGTCTTCCCCTGGTGCACCCGACCCGGACGGAAAGCCGACTGCGACCACGTCACCGCAGCCTCCCAAGGTGGACCCACCTGCTCCTGCAACACCGCGCCCCTGTGCCGAAGACACCACCGCGTGAAGACGCATGGCCGCTGGACCTACGTCGCACTCGAAGAGACCACGTTCCGATGGCGCAGCCCGCACGGGCTGATCTTCATCCGCGACCACACCGGCACCCACCAACCCGCCGAACAGGACGACACCTGA
- a CDS encoding alpha/beta hydrolase: MALFPDARRAIEASAGDLPAYDPAFDIDAERARARAEALSQPREDVAEVVDLDAGGVPCRLYRPAGARPGVVVHLHGGGFVLNDVEVHDASARRLANRSGVAVLSVEYRRPPEHRFPAAPDDVDTVLRWLEEHAAGHGLDGPTYAHGDSSGANLALVAALRNPGRFRAVVLIYPFLDPTASFDSYTTAADGFDPREAAWYWRQYAATEADLRDPDLAPLRSDRLGTLPSTLVVTAEHDPLRDEGEHLARLLAEAGVDVVATRYLGQIHGFWRHHDVFAAAEPLMRQVAGFVQLHADLHEA; this comes from the coding sequence ATGGCGCTCTTCCCGGACGCCCGCCGCGCCATCGAGGCGTCCGCCGGCGACCTGCCGGCGTACGACCCGGCGTTCGACATCGACGCCGAGCGCGCGCGGGCTCGGGCGGAGGCGCTGAGCCAACCGCGCGAGGACGTCGCGGAGGTGGTCGACCTCGACGCCGGGGGAGTGCCGTGCCGGCTGTACCGGCCCGCCGGCGCCCGCCCCGGCGTCGTCGTCCACCTGCACGGGGGCGGCTTCGTGCTCAACGACGTCGAGGTGCACGACGCCTCCGCCCGCCGGCTCGCCAACCGCAGCGGCGTGGCCGTCCTGAGCGTCGAGTACCGCCGGCCCCCCGAGCACCGCTTCCCGGCGGCGCCGGACGACGTCGACACCGTCCTGCGGTGGCTCGAGGAGCACGCCGCGGGGCACGGCCTCGACGGCCCGACCTACGCCCACGGGGACAGCTCCGGCGCCAACCTCGCCCTGGTCGCCGCGCTGCGCAACCCGGGCCGGTTCCGCGCGGTCGTGCTGATCTACCCGTTCCTCGACCCGACCGCCTCCTTCGACTCCTACACCACCGCCGCCGACGGCTTCGACCCGCGCGAGGCGGCCTGGTACTGGCGCCAGTACGCCGCCACCGAGGCCGACCTGCGCGACCCCGACCTCGCTCCGCTGCGCTCCGACCGGCTCGGCACGCTGCCCTCGACCTTGGTGGTCACCGCCGAGCACGACCCGCTCCGCGACGAGGGCGAGCACCTCGCCCGGCTGCTCGCGGAGGCCGGCGTCGACGTGGTCGCGACCCGCTACCTCGGCCAGATCCACGGCTTCTGGCGCCACCACGACGTCTTCGCCGCCGCCGAGCCGCTGATGCGCCAGGTCGCCGGCTTCGTGCAGCTGCACGCAGACCTGCACGAGGCCTGA
- a CDS encoding ribose-5-phosphate isomerase gives MRVHLGSDHAGLDLKDHLVAWLAEHGYEPVDHGPFVYDAQDDYPVFCLRAAEAVASERVSGQDSLGVVIGGSGNGEQIAANKVRGIRCALAWSEETAALGRQHNDANVVSVGGRMHSLEEMTRFVEVFLTTDFSGDERHERRIGQLTSYQENGVLPPLPESAQGHPGSDA, from the coding sequence ATGCGCGTGCACCTGGGCTCCGACCACGCCGGCCTCGACCTCAAGGACCACCTCGTCGCCTGGCTCGCCGAGCACGGCTACGAGCCGGTCGACCACGGCCCGTTCGTCTACGACGCCCAGGACGACTACCCGGTCTTCTGCCTGCGCGCGGCCGAGGCGGTGGCCTCCGAGCGGGTCTCCGGCCAGGACAGCCTCGGCGTCGTGATCGGCGGCTCGGGCAACGGCGAGCAGATCGCCGCGAACAAGGTCCGCGGCATCCGCTGCGCCCTCGCCTGGTCCGAGGAGACCGCCGCGCTGGGCCGCCAGCACAACGACGCGAACGTCGTCTCGGTCGGCGGCCGGATGCACTCCCTGGAGGAGATGACCCGGTTCGTCGAGGTCTTCCTCACCACCGACTTCAGCGGCGACGAGCGGCACGAGCGCCGGATCGGCCAGCTCACGTCGTACCAGGAGAACGGCGTGCTGCCGCCGCTCCCCGAGTCCGCGCAGGGCCACCCCGGCAGCGATGCCTGA